The following proteins come from a genomic window of Acinetobacter sp. SAAs474:
- a CDS encoding MFS transporter: MGTQQYSVTAGIDTSIGIPRRYAWIVFALTFGLLISDYMSRQVLNAVFPLIKNEWFLSDAQLGLLSGIVALMVGLLTLPLSILADRFGKIKSLTLMAVLWSLATLGCALAQSYGHMLLARFLVGVGEAAYGSVGIAVVVAVFPRHMRATLASAFMAGGIFGSFLGMALGGVLAEYFGWRWAFAGMAIFGLILALLYPMIVKERKIGSQAKVIKVNVKQSATASALRSIYSSKSVVATYFASGLQLFVGGTIIVWLPSYLNRFYAMNTDQAGIVAAMIILTSAVGTILCGMLCDRLGRNCPERKVTLAIIYCLLGCVILLIAFAMPVGFAQLMVIALGMFIAIGTNGPSSAMVANLTHNTVHSTAFATLTLANNLLGLALGPLVVGKVSDVIGLHQAFQFVPLVSIFAAAIFFYAKRHYVHDVKRFNQQLSDQQQPHTLNSGENV; this comes from the coding sequence ATGGGTACTCAGCAGTATTCTGTTACAGCAGGTATAGACACATCTATCGGTATTCCACGCCGTTATGCTTGGATTGTGTTTGCCTTAACATTCGGTTTATTAATATCAGATTATATGTCACGTCAGGTATTAAATGCGGTTTTCCCCTTAATTAAAAATGAATGGTTTTTAAGCGATGCTCAGTTGGGTTTACTCAGTGGTATTGTGGCTTTAATGGTGGGTTTACTCACGTTACCTTTATCTATTTTAGCAGACCGTTTTGGCAAAATTAAAAGTTTAACGTTGATGGCAGTGCTCTGGAGTTTAGCGACTTTGGGGTGTGCACTTGCACAAAGCTATGGACACATGTTGCTGGCCCGTTTTCTGGTTGGTGTTGGTGAAGCTGCATATGGTAGCGTAGGAATTGCTGTGGTAGTTGCGGTTTTTCCACGACATATGCGTGCAACTTTGGCCAGTGCTTTTATGGCAGGTGGTATTTTTGGTTCTTTTTTGGGGATGGCACTTGGTGGCGTGTTGGCCGAGTATTTTGGTTGGCGTTGGGCATTTGCTGGCATGGCTATTTTTGGTTTGATCTTAGCGCTCCTGTATCCCATGATTGTCAAAGAAAGAAAAATTGGTTCTCAAGCAAAAGTTATTAAAGTTAATGTAAAACAGTCAGCAACAGCCAGCGCATTAAGAAGTATTTATTCAAGTAAATCTGTAGTTGCAACCTATTTTGCCAGTGGCTTGCAACTTTTTGTAGGCGGTACAATTATTGTTTGGCTTCCTAGTTATTTAAACCGTTTTTATGCCATGAATACGGATCAGGCCGGTATAGTTGCTGCGATGATTATTTTAACCAGTGCAGTGGGAACTATTTTATGTGGCATGTTATGTGATCGTTTAGGTCGAAATTGTCCAGAGCGTAAAGTTACTTTAGCCATTATCTACTGTCTACTGGGTTGTGTCATTTTATTGATTGCATTTGCTATGCCTGTGGGTTTCGCACAACTTATGGTTATTGCATTGGGAATGTTTATTGCCATTGGAACTAATGGGCCATCGAGTGCCATGGTGGCAAATTTAACCCATAACACGGTACATAGTACTGCATTTGCAACCTTAACCTTAGCCAATAATTTATTGGGTCTTGCTTTAGGACCTTTGGTGGTTGGTAAGGTTTCTGATGTCATTGGTTTACATCAAGCTTTTCAATTTGTACCACTGGTCAGCATCTTTGCAGCAGCCATTTTTTTCTATGCTAAACGGCACTATGTACATGATGTAAAACGTTTTAATCAGCAGTTATCTGATCAACAACAGCCACATACATTAAACTCAGGTGAAAATGTATGA
- a CDS encoding 3-keto-5-aminohexanoate cleavage protein has product MQFFDDSLHPENMDKVVITVAPYGPEWMPEDFPEDIPVTMEEQIQKAVDCYEAGASVLHLHVRELDGKGSKRLSKFNELIAGVRAAVPDMIIQVGGSISFAPESEGEAALWLSDDTRHKLAELEPKPDQVTVAVNTTQMNIMELLYPEYLQGTSLAHPEIQAAYAEMTVPAGPEWLTEHLKRLMQNGIQPHFQLTGIHGLETLERMVRKGLYRGPLNLTWIGIGGGFDGPNPFNFFNFVHRVPDGCTLTSESLLKNVLPLNTIAMAMGLHARVGNEDTIIDHQGRRFSSVEQIRQTVRIAHELGREVANGQEARKIYRIGVQYDSIDATLLANGMAPNRKVGQKGVPQR; this is encoded by the coding sequence ATGCAATTCTTTGATGATTCTTTGCACCCAGAAAATATGGATAAAGTAGTGATTACGGTTGCACCTTATGGTCCCGAATGGATGCCTGAAGATTTTCCAGAAGATATTCCCGTCACCATGGAAGAACAGATTCAAAAAGCAGTGGACTGTTATGAAGCTGGTGCTTCTGTTTTACATTTACATGTACGTGAATTAGATGGCAAAGGCTCTAAGCGTCTTTCTAAATTTAATGAGTTAATTGCTGGAGTCCGTGCTGCTGTCCCAGACATGATTATCCAGGTGGGTGGATCTATTTCATTTGCCCCTGAAAGTGAGGGAGAAGCTGCTTTATGGTTAAGTGATGATACTCGACATAAGTTAGCAGAATTAGAACCAAAACCAGATCAAGTCACTGTTGCGGTCAATACTACACAAATGAATATCATGGAGTTGTTATATCCAGAATATTTACAAGGAACCTCATTGGCACATCCAGAAATTCAAGCAGCTTATGCAGAGATGACTGTGCCTGCTGGCCCTGAATGGTTAACTGAACATTTAAAACGTTTGATGCAAAATGGTATTCAACCTCACTTTCAATTAACGGGTATACATGGTCTGGAAACCTTAGAGAGAATGGTACGTAAAGGTTTATATCGAGGTCCATTAAATTTGACTTGGATTGGTATTGGTGGTGGTTTTGATGGGCCAAATCCATTTAACTTTTTTAATTTTGTGCACCGTGTACCTGATGGTTGTACTCTAACTTCAGAATCATTATTAAAAAATGTCTTACCTTTGAATACGATTGCGATGGCAATGGGCTTACATGCTCGTGTAGGAAATGAAGATACGATTATTGATCATCAAGGCAGACGTTTTTCATCAGTAGAACAAATTCGCCAAACTGTTCGTATTGCACATGAATTAGGACGTGAAGTCGCGAATGGGCAAGAGGCACGTAAAATTTATCGAATTGGTGTGCAGTACGATAGCATTGACGCTACCTTATTGGCCAATGGTATGGCACCTAATCGTAAAGTCGGTCAAAAAGGCGTACCGCAACGTTAA
- a CDS encoding TauD/TfdA dioxygenase family protein — MQVEPLSCHIGAELSDINLADAIADDDLFAEIRQYLLQYRVLFLRDQQISRAQHVAFAERFGTLEDHPAVGSHPEHSGLVQIYKSPDSPVDRYENAWHSDASWRKIPPLGCVLRCIECPPVGGDTMWSNMVLAYENLPQHIKDQIAGLRAYHSIEASFGATMPIEKRLALKAQFPDAEHPVVRTHPETGEKILYVNAFTTHFSNFHTKDNVRFGQDANPGASELLRYLITQAYIPEYQVRWRWKPNSIAIWDNRSTQHYAVMDYPACHRKMERAGIIGSATY, encoded by the coding sequence ATGCAAGTTGAACCATTAAGTTGTCATATTGGCGCAGAATTAAGTGATATTAATCTCGCAGATGCAATTGCTGACGATGATTTGTTTGCCGAAATACGTCAGTATCTTTTGCAATATCGGGTTTTATTTTTACGTGATCAACAGATTAGTCGTGCACAACATGTTGCATTTGCTGAACGTTTTGGCACCTTAGAAGATCATCCGGCTGTAGGAAGTCATCCCGAACATAGCGGGTTGGTACAAATTTATAAAAGTCCCGATAGTCCAGTTGATCGTTACGAAAATGCATGGCATAGCGATGCCAGTTGGCGAAAAATACCGCCATTAGGTTGTGTGTTACGTTGTATTGAATGTCCTCCAGTCGGTGGTGATACGATGTGGAGTAATATGGTGTTGGCTTATGAAAATTTGCCGCAACATATTAAAGATCAAATTGCTGGATTACGTGCTTATCATAGTATTGAAGCAAGTTTTGGTGCCACGATGCCGATTGAAAAACGTTTGGCATTAAAAGCGCAATTTCCAGATGCAGAGCATCCTGTAGTACGTACTCATCCTGAAACAGGTGAGAAAATATTATATGTAAATGCATTTACCACACACTTTAGTAATTTCCATACCAAAGATAATGTTCGTTTTGGACAGGATGCCAATCCTGGTGCATCGGAATTATTACGCTATTTGATTACTCAAGCTTATATTCCTGAATATCAAGTTCGTTGGCGCTGGAAGCCGAATAGCATTGCCATTTGGGATAATCGCAGTACACAACATTATGCAGTCATGGACTATCCAGCCTGTCATCGCAAAATGGAACGTGCAGGCATTATTGGTAGTGCAACATATTAA
- a CDS encoding quinone oxidoreductase, with the protein MQTNQAIKFYQTGKPEVMQYEEIYVGEPGVGQVRLRHVAVGLNYADTYFRNGTYPITYPNGIGTEAAGIVEAVGEGVEHVKIGDRVTYTGFLDTLGAYSTARLIDANVLIKLPDEISCEVAAAMTMRGLTAAYLMRRIYDFKAGDTILLHAAAGGVGLIVSQWAKLLGLNVIGTTSSAEKAAVARAHGCDHVINYSDEDVALRVRELTGGVGVNVVFDSVGKNTFISSLDSLQRRGLMVCLGTASGPIPEFNPVMLAMKGSLYLTRPALADYIADPVEKQQLINELFDHVRHGRIKIEIHQRYQLQDAVQAHHDLETRKTTGSSIFVI; encoded by the coding sequence ATGCAGACCAATCAAGCAATAAAATTTTACCAAACTGGTAAACCAGAAGTGATGCAGTATGAAGAAATTTATGTTGGTGAACCAGGTGTCGGACAAGTGCGTTTACGTCATGTCGCTGTCGGTTTAAATTATGCAGATACTTATTTTCGCAATGGTACTTACCCAATTACTTATCCAAATGGTATTGGAACTGAAGCAGCTGGGATTGTCGAGGCGGTAGGTGAGGGCGTAGAGCATGTAAAGATCGGTGATCGAGTGACCTATACCGGTTTTTTAGATACTTTGGGGGCATACAGTACAGCACGACTCATTGATGCCAATGTATTGATCAAATTACCTGATGAAATTTCCTGTGAAGTGGCTGCGGCAATGACCATGCGTGGTTTAACTGCGGCATATCTCATGCGTCGTATTTATGATTTTAAAGCTGGTGATACGATTTTATTACATGCCGCAGCGGGTGGTGTGGGTTTGATTGTTTCGCAATGGGCAAAGCTACTCGGACTCAATGTTATTGGTACTACATCTTCAGCTGAAAAAGCAGCGGTTGCACGTGCACATGGTTGTGATCATGTCATTAATTATAGTGATGAAGATGTTGCATTACGTGTACGTGAGTTGACGGGAGGTGTTGGGGTCAATGTTGTATTTGATAGTGTCGGTAAAAATACCTTTATCTCTTCTTTAGATTCATTGCAGCGACGTGGATTAATGGTGTGTTTAGGTACAGCATCGGGTCCAATTCCTGAGTTTAATCCCGTGATGTTGGCCATGAAAGGTTCGTTATATTTGACTCGTCCTGCTTTGGCTGACTATATTGCTGACCCCGTTGAAAAACAACAACTCATTAATGAATTATTTGATCATGTTCGACATGGTCGCATCAAGATTGAAATTCATCAGCGCTATCAATTACAGGATGCTGTGCAGGCACATCATGATTTGGAAACTCGTAAAACCACGGGATCATCGATTTTTGTGATCTAA
- a CDS encoding carboxy terminal-processing peptidase, translating to MKLQTIACAVAIATGGLFFTHAINEAIAATDIVAENKTIIPTQEQALVSRQLATLVDRQHYLNQRLDADTSKRILDFYLDSLDPEHTLFLAPEVANYQKQYGSTLGAALKAGNLSAPYQIHEQYRKRLKQFYEYMLAELKKPQNLNQPNVTIQTDREKAPYFTTEAEQHAYWNKMLVSQLINLTINKEEEQAKQQALKDNPSLANGQNLAGPEDLTPVQTLTKRYMRQLERINRLKSDDVLDKILNAMTLTYDPHSNYFPPVDAMELNRQTTLQLEGIGVSIRPERGNEDYTKIETIVEGGPASKSGMIKSGDRIIGVAQDGDKMVDVIGWSSNEIVGLIRGKRGTKVTLRLLGAGAPMSQARNVTLTRDIIQEEDAGVRSRTVDIQRNGHTYKYGVIEIPSFYLNYRARREGTEYRSVAEDTNNALKQLSAEHVDGIIIDLRNNPGGSLEEVSKMIGQVIKSGPVVQIRDGNGNVTVFEDNNDNNQTYAGPLAVLVNLASASASEIYSAAIQDYERGIVIGSTTTGKGTAQVQLDNLAHGQATLTQRKFYRITGGSTQNKGVVPDIKLVDIYNESFGERKSKNALKWDTIPTAPFKREGVIQPYLPKLNAQSQQRVSNDPQFKYLQKRTDIMKEAEAKKTTVLDITQRKAELKALEQKTLDAENLRRQATGLAPYANWESYQASLDALAESRAKMKASQRPALPEEETFVTEAANVLFDYAQLQKDKSTHVTPKN from the coding sequence ATGAAACTTCAAACAATCGCTTGCGCTGTTGCAATTGCTACGGGTGGCTTATTTTTTACTCATGCAATTAATGAGGCTATTGCCGCCACTGATATAGTCGCAGAAAATAAGACTATTATTCCAACACAAGAACAAGCTCTTGTTTCACGTCAATTGGCAACTTTAGTTGATCGACAACATTATTTAAATCAGCGTCTAGATGCCGATACCTCAAAGCGTATTCTAGATTTTTATCTAGATAGTTTAGATCCTGAACATACGTTATTCCTTGCACCAGAAGTCGCAAATTATCAAAAACAGTATGGTTCAACCTTGGGTGCTGCATTAAAAGCGGGTAACTTATCGGCACCCTATCAGATTCATGAGCAATATCGTAAGCGTTTAAAACAGTTTTATGAATATATGTTGGCAGAATTAAAAAAACCACAAAACTTAAATCAGCCTAATGTGACGATTCAAACAGATCGAGAAAAAGCCCCTTATTTTACGACAGAGGCTGAACAGCATGCGTACTGGAATAAAATGCTGGTTTCTCAATTAATCAACCTAACAATTAACAAAGAAGAAGAACAGGCCAAGCAGCAGGCATTAAAAGATAATCCATCACTTGCTAATGGGCAAAATTTAGCAGGACCAGAAGATTTAACACCAGTACAAACACTGACCAAGCGCTATATGCGACAATTGGAACGTATTAATCGTCTAAAAAGCGATGATGTGTTAGATAAAATACTGAATGCGATGACATTAACCTATGATCCACACAGTAACTATTTTCCGCCTGTAGATGCAATGGAACTGAATCGCCAAACGACCTTACAGTTAGAAGGTATTGGGGTATCGATTCGTCCAGAACGTGGTAATGAAGATTACACCAAAATTGAAACGATTGTAGAGGGTGGGCCAGCCAGTAAATCAGGTATGATTAAATCTGGTGATCGCATTATTGGGGTTGCACAAGATGGCGATAAAATGGTGGATGTTATTGGCTGGTCCAGTAATGAAATCGTGGGTTTGATTCGTGGTAAACGAGGCACTAAAGTGACTTTACGGTTATTGGGTGCGGGTGCACCGATGAGTCAGGCACGCAATGTAACCTTAACACGTGACATTATTCAAGAAGAAGATGCTGGCGTACGTTCACGTACAGTTGATATTCAGCGTAATGGTCATACCTATAAGTATGGTGTGATTGAAATACCATCGTTTTACTTAAATTATCGTGCGCGTCGAGAAGGTACTGAATATCGTTCGGTAGCTGAAGATACGAATAATGCATTAAAACAGTTATCTGCAGAACATGTTGATGGCATTATCATTGATTTGCGCAACAATCCTGGTGGCTCATTGGAAGAAGTATCCAAAATGATCGGACAGGTGATCAAATCTGGACCTGTTGTACAGATTCGAGATGGTAATGGTAATGTCACTGTATTTGAAGATAATAATGATAATAATCAAACCTATGCAGGACCATTAGCGGTATTGGTTAATTTAGCTTCGGCCTCTGCCAGTGAAATTTACTCCGCAGCAATTCAAGATTATGAACGCGGTATTGTGATTGGGAGTACAACCACGGGTAAAGGTACTGCGCAAGTTCAACTCGATAACTTGGCGCATGGTCAAGCAACGCTTACCCAGCGTAAATTTTATCGTATTACCGGTGGCAGTACGCAAAATAAAGGTGTTGTACCCGATATTAAGTTAGTCGATATCTATAATGAGAGCTTTGGTGAGCGTAAGTCAAAAAATGCTTTAAAATGGGATACTATTCCAACAGCACCTTTTAAGCGAGAAGGTGTCATTCAACCTTATCTGCCTAAACTCAATGCACAATCTCAGCAACGTGTGAGCAACGATCCACAGTTTAAATATCTGCAAAAACGTACTGATATTATGAAGGAAGCTGAAGCGAAAAAAACCACGGTCTTGGATATCACTCAACGTAAAGCTGAACTGAAGGCCTTGGAACAAAAAACATTAGATGCCGAGAATTTACGTCGTCAAGCGACAGGTCTAGCACCTTATGCCAATTGGGAAAGTTATCAAGCCTCTTTAGATGCCCTCGCTGAATCTAGAGCTAAAATGAAAGCATCACAGCGTCCAGCACTGCCTGAAGAGGAGACCTTTGTTACAGAAGCTGCTAATGTTTTATTTGACTATGCTCAATTACAAAAAGATAAATCGACACATGTAACACCTAAAAATTGA